The region TTAAATTATTTGCTTGCGGAATGGCTTAATTTGTTTATAATAAAATCCATCAATGGGGGTGATGAGGGAATGGTTTCCGGTTGCCGGCTGTTGGTAAAATTTTGTTGTCTCTTCGGAAAGGATACCAACAATGTTAAAAAAAATGACGAAAAAAAATTATGTCAAAAACCTCTCATCGGTTATTGCCATGGCGATGGTGTTATCACCAGTTGCCTCGGCCTTTGCCGCTAGCAAAGAGGTCAATATCGTGGCCTGGCCGGGTTATATCGAACGCGGTGCCAGCGATAAAAACTATGACTGGGTAAGCGGTTTTGAAAAAGAAACCGGCTGTAAGGTCAAGGTCAAAACCGCTGGCACATCGGACGAAATGGTTAGTTTGATGAACCAAGGCGGCTATGACTTGGTTACCGCGTCGGGCGATGCCTCGGTCCGCTTGATTAAGGGCGGCAAGGTGCAACCGATAGATATCACCAAAGTCACCGGCTATTCGACGGTTGATAAACGTCTGCAAAATGCCGCATGGCATACGATAGATGGTAAACATTACGGCGTGCCCTATCAATGGGGGCCAAATGGTTTGCTCTACAACACCAATGTCTTTAAAAAAGCTCCAACCTCTTGGTCGGTGGTGTTTGAAGAACAAAAATTACCCGATGGCAAAAGCAACGCCGGTCGCGTGCAGGCCTATGACGGGGCGATTTACGTCGCCGATGCGGCATTATACTTGAAGAAGAAAGATCCTTCCTTGGGCATTAAAGATCCGTATCAATTGAACGAAAAACAATATGCCGCCGCGGTGGCGTTGTTGAAAAATCAACGCAAATTGGTTGGTCGCTATTGGCATGACGCCGGGGTGCAGATTGATGATTTCAAGAATGAAGGCGTCGTCGCCAGTTCGTCTTGGTCTTATCAAGCCAATGCCCTGATGGCCGATAAACAACCGGTCGCCTATGTCATCCCGAAAGAGGGTGCAACCGGCTGGGCCGACACCACCATGATGGCGAGCAAGTCAAAAAACACCGATTGCGCCTATGCGTGGTTAAATCATTCGATTAACCCAAAGGTGCAGGGCGACGTGGCCGCTTGGTTCGGCTCGGTGCCCGCGGTGCCGGCCGCCTGTAAGGGTAATGACTTACTGGGTAAAACTGGGTGCGAAGCCAACGGCGGTAAGCTGTTTGACAAAATCGCATTTTGGAAAACGCCAATCGCCGAATGCGGTGGGTCAGAACCATGCGTGCCATACAGCCGCTGGGTCAGCGACGTCATCGCCATTCAAAGCTCTGGCAAATAGGGGTTAGTGAATAAAACTATCTTCTATAGAAAATAAAATCAGGGGGCAGAATTTTTTTGGATTCTGCCCCCTTTTTTTATTTCTTTTCCTTTTTCTTTTCTTTTTTTGTGCTAAGCATTTTTTTATTAAGGGACGTCATTGAGGGAGCGAGGGAGACGCCATGAACAAAACAGCTATCGAATTTATCGGGGTTGGTAAGGATTACCAAACCAGCAAGGGGGTGATAAACGCCCTCATCAACCTTAACCTAAACATTAAGCCAGGCGAATTTTTTGCCTTGCTCGGGCCGTCGGGCTCGGGCAAAACCACCAGCCTGCGTTTGCTCGGCGGGTTTGAACCGCCCAGCCACGGCGCGATAAAATTATTCGGCGCGCCGACGGAACATTTGCCGCCGTTTGAACGGCCGATAGCCACGGTGTTCCAAGATTACGCCCTGTTTAATCATTTCAGCATCCTTGACAATGTTGCCTATGGCATGATGGTGCGCGGGGTTGCTAAGGCCAAACGCCATGCCGCGGCGCGCGACATGTTGGCGTTGGTGCAATTAACCGGCATGGAGGATAGAAAACCCGGTGCCCTGTCGGGCGGGCAAAGACAACGGGTCGCCTTGGCGCGCGCCCTGCTGACCAAGCCAAAAATTTTACTGCTTGATGAGCCGCTATCGGCACTCGATTTAAAATTGCGCGAAGAAATGCGCGTCGAATTAAAAAGCCTGCAAAAAAAACTCGGCATCAATTTCGTTTATGTCACCCACGACCAGGGTGAGGCACTGGCCATGGCCGACCGCATCGCGATATTTAATAAGGGGCAGTTGGAGCAGGTCGCAACCCCGCTCGATATTTACGAAAAACCGGCATCCTTGTTCGTTGCCGAATTTGTCGGCAGAGCTAATTTATTAACCGCCGCCCTGTCGAAAGACCTCGGCCTGGCCGAAAAATGGCACGCGGTGCGCGGTGAAAAAATCACCATCGCCAAGCAGAAAAAAACTGGCGGCTTATCACTGGCGGCAAAAATTATCGACCAGCAATACCAAGGGTCGAGTTGGCATTTCGAGGCCTTGCCCGACCATAAGGCGGCCGGTGGCAAAATGTTCTTGGTGATTGTGCCAAGCGGCCAGGAGCCCGATGTAAAAAAAGGCGACAAGGTTTACCTGTCCTTCGCCGCGTCGGCCGCGCACCCCCTAAATAAATAAACCATGGGCAACATCATGAAGCAACATTTGGGCAAATTTTATCGCATGGTTTATGAAAAACCATGGCTGGCACCATGGTTGTTGTTGGCGATTCCGCTTGCGTGGTTTTTGCTCGGCTATGTTGGCTCCTTGGTTAATTTGTTGATAAATAGTTTTTATTCGATAGACGAATTTTCGGGCGTCTTGATAAAAAAATTCACGCTGAAAACCTACGCCGCGATTTTCCAAATCAGCAATTTTCAAATCATCAGCCGTTCGGTGGTGATGGCGACCGCGGTTACCATGGCCTCGATTATCTTGGCCATGCCCTTGTCGTGGTTTATTGCGCGCCATGCCAAGCCACGGGTGCGCGCCGCGCTTTACCTGGCCATCATGTTGCCGCTGTGGTCGAGTTATCTGGTGCGGGTTTATTCTTGGAAATTGATATTGGCGAAGGAGGGGGTGTTGACCTATGTCTTCACCAAACTTCATTTGTCTTGGCTGTTGGATTCTATTCTGTCCCTGCCGGTGATTGGTGGCCCATCGCTGTCTTTTAGCTTGCTTGGCACCTTCATCGTGTTTGTTTATTTGTGGTTGCCCTACATGATACTGCCGATGCTTGCCAGTTTTGACCGCGTCAGCAAATCGTTGCAGGAAGCCTCGGGCGATCTTGGCGCGCGGCCCAACCAAACCTTTCGTTACGTTGTCTTGCCGCAGGCTATTCCCGGCATTGCCGCCGGTTCGATATTTACCTTCTCCCTGACCTTGGGGGATTATATCACGCCGAGCATCATCGGCTCGTCGCGCGTTTTTATCGGCCAGGCGGTTTATAGTTACCAGGGGGTGGCCGGCAACCTGCCACTTGCGGCGGTTTTTTCCATCGCGCCAATTTTGATTATGGCGGTGTATTTATCCTTGGCTGGTCGCCTGGGGGCATTCAAGGCCTTGTAATAAGCATTGTAAGAAATTTATAAAAATAATAAAAAAATGAAAAAAATAAATATCCATAATTATAACAAACCCCATTGGGTAACGCGCGGCGGCACTTTGTTCGCCCTGTTGTTTTTGCACCTGCCGATATTATTAATTTTTGTTTATGGTTTTTCGACCGACGAAACGACTTATCAATTTCCCTTGCCCGGCTTGACGCTTAAGTGGTTTCACATCGCGTTGTTCGAACGCCCCGATATTGTGCAGGCCATTACCCTGTCGGTCCAGGTCGCCTTGATAGCCACCGCCTTTGCCCTGGTGTTTGGCACCTTGACCGCCATGGCCTTGGCGCGGCATAATTTTTTGGGCAAAAATATCTTGTCGCTGTGGCTTTTGTTGCCGCTCGCCCTGCCGGGTATTATTACCGGCATGGCCCTGCGCGCCAGTTTTTATAGTTTCGACATCCCCTATAGTTTTTGGACGCTGGTGCTCGGCCATGCGACCTTTTGCATGGTGGTGGTGCATAACAATGCCATCGCGCGCCTGCGGCGGCTGTCGCCAAATATGGTGGAGGCGTCGCTCGACCTTGGTGCAAATTATTGGCAAAGCTTCCGTCACATTATTTTGCCGAACCTTGGCACCGCCTTGCTCGCCGGTTCTATGTTATCCTTCGCCCTGTCGTTTGACGAGGTCATTGTCACCACCTTTACCGCTGGCCAACAAACCACCCTGCCAATTTGGATGCTCGACCAATTGCTTCGCCCGCGCGAACGACCGGTTACCAACGTGGTGGCGATGATTGTGGTGGTTATCACCTTTATCCCGATACTTTTATCCTATCGCCTGATGCGCGAGGAAAAATAGAATAGATAAAAAATAATAGCGACTCTTTCAACGCCTATAACTTAGGTTGAAACCCATGGCATATTGTGTTATATCAATTTGTAGTTATTTTCCATGAGTCTGTTAATCGAATTATTACCAACTTTTCTGTTTGTTGGGATTTACGCCTTTACTGGTGGTGGGCTTTTTAAGGCCACGCTCGCCGGCATGATTTTCTCCACGGGTGCGACCCTGGGTTATTATACTATTTTTAAACGTATCACCAATTTGCAAATGGTGATGTTGGTCATGTTGCTCAGCCTGGGTGGCTTGACCATTTATTTTGAAACGCCGCGCTTTATACAATTATTGCCAACTATTATTTATTTTACATTTGCCGCGGCGGTTATATTGTCGATGTATAATAAAAAACCAATTTTGCGTATCATGTTCGGTAAAAAATTTTTAAAAAACGAAAAGAAGATTAAGGCAATCAACCTGTGGGATGATATGAGCTATCACTTCGCTGGTTTTTTGGCTTTTCTGTCGGCACTGAATTTGGTGGTGATGTTTTATGCCAGCACCGACTTTTGGGTGTATTTTAAATTGGCGGTGTTCTTATTGTTCGCCGCCTTTATCATTTGGGAACTGCGCTGGGCCTATCATAAAATCAGCCCGCGTTCGTCATTTTTGAATTGGCTAAAACATTTTTTTGTCAGCCAGTCAAAAAAACCACGAAGCTAGAAAGCCGCGACCGGCCTAAAATGGGCAAAACCAATTTTATGGTTGGTAATTAAAAATAAGCACCCAGCGACAGGCCAACCGCAAACACCAACAGGCCATTGTTATTTATCGTGCCCTTGATGGGCGGCGCGTTGTCGGCGGTGGCGGTNNNNNNNNNNNNNNNNNNNNNNNNNNNNNNNNNNNNNNNNNNNNNNNNNNNNNNNNNNNNNNNNNNNNNNNNNNNNNNNNNNNNNNNNNNNNNNNNNNNNTTAGGTTATTTTCCGTCGGCCTTATGATATTATTATTGGTTTGGCCGGCGTTAGCAACCTTCGCCGTTACCAGAATGCCCAGCAGAACGCCCAGCGCAATGCCATTGCCAATAATACCGGCGGCCAGCAAACTGCCCAGCCCGCGCAACGGCGACAATACTGGCGGCAATGGTTGCCACCATGCCAATTTATTTTTGGCCACCCGCTTTTTTACCAGCAATGGTTTTTGTGGTTTTTGTAAAAAAAAATCCTTCATTTTTTTCCAATGTCCTTTTTTAAATTTTAGATATTATTGCTCAGCGGTTTGTCTTTATCGACGCTAAAAAATACTATCAAGACAAGGTCGCCCTTGCCCACATTAACCCCATGGTGCACGGTGTTGATGGTTTCCACCACCACATCGCCGGCTTTAAATTCTTTATGGGCGCCATCTTTTTTTTCCAATCGCAATGTGCCCTGCAACACGTAGCCCAGGGTGCGACCTTGGTGATAATGCCACGGCGTGGCGCCATGTTCCTTGATGGTGATTTTAACCGCGGTGATTTTATCTTTATGGCTTAGGGGGTAGTAAATACCCGACCCATCCCATGCCTTATCGGTGGTCGTGATAACATCGCGGGTGGTGCCACCATTGCCGGGTTGCGCGGGTTGGGTTTGCGCGGTGGCCATTTTTAGCACCAACCCCATAAGGACAAGCACCGCCACCAAACTGATAATTAACGTTGTTTTTCTTGCTTTGTTTGCTGATTTTTTTTGCATGGTTGCTTTGCTTCTCAATATTTTATTAATAATGCCTGTTTTATCAATAGCATGGTTTGGCGGGCAACCAAGCGGTTTTTATAAATCCCATTCGTCCGCTCACCACACCGTTAACCATAGCATAGCTCGCTATTTGGTGGCAATCGCCAAAACGACCCAAAAATATAAGCCAGGTAAAGCACGCATAAAGGATTGATTATTGCATGTTTTTTGGCTAGCAACGAAAGCATGACCAGCCGTTCCAAGCCCGCCCCAAACCGCCTGTTGACGGCGATGACGCTCTATAGCAAGCCCAAATTTCTTATCCTGCTGGTGCTTGGTTTTTCGTCGGGTTTGCCGTTGCTGTTGACATCGAGCATTCTGGCCTATTGGTTGCGCAAACTTGGTATTTCGGTGCAGACAATTGGCCTGTTGTCGCTGGTGGCGGTGCCTTACTCGCTCAAGTTTTTTTGGTCGCCGTTGCTTGATAAAACTTACCTGCCGTGGTTTGCCAAAAAATTGGGGCAACGCCGCGCCATGGCCCTGTTGATGCAATGTTGCTTGATTATTTCCATCGCCGCCCTGGGGTTTGCCGACCCGATTAACCATATTGGTTGGGTCGTGGGCTTGGCGACGCTGGTTGCCTTTTTTTCGGCCAGCCAAGACATGATGATTGACGCCATTCGCGTCGAAATGGTCAAGGATAGGGAACAGGCGGCCGGTGCCGCGGTGGCCACCACCGGTTATCGCTTGGCGATGTTGTTTATCGGGGGTGGCATTCCGATATTATCCGACAGCCTGGCCAGTAGCGCGAACGCCAACCAAACCATGTTGTGGTCGACTATATTTGTCATTGTCGCCGGCTTTCAATGTTTCGGGGTGTTGGCGGTGTTGGCCTGCCCCAAATTGGGCGAGGTGCCAAGACGGAAAACCTATAAATCATCAGCCGCGATGATGGGCGATTATTTGACGGAGCGTTTTTGGTATCCGCTAAAGGATTTCTTTACCCGCCAGCCCAAGGCCATCACCTTGCTGTTGTTTTTAATTTTTTATAAATATGGCGATGCCTTCATGGGGATTATGGCCAATCCATTTTACATCGACATGGGTTTTACCGGTGTCGAAATCGGCACGATAGTCAAATCCTTTGGCATGGTGATGACGGTGGTCGGTGGCTTGCTTGGCGGGGTGGTGGTGTTTCGTTACGGCTTCATGTCGGCCCTGTGGGTGGGTGGCTTGGCCCAGGCGTCTGCCAATATATTTTATATTTTTCTCAGCTTGAAAGGCCACGATGTTAATTGGTTGACGGCGACCATCGCGGCGGATAATTTTGCCGGCGGTCTTGCCACCGCGGCCTTGGTCGGGTTCATCGGTCATTTGGTTAATGTAAAACACAGCGTCACGCAACTTGCGCTCCTCACCAGTTTTTCGGCCATCGGTCGCAACATGCTGTCGGCCCCGGCCGGCTTTGCGGTGGTGGCCTTGGGGTATCCGTGGTTTTTTACCCTATCGATTATCTTGGCCTTGCCCGGCCTGTGGTTGTTGCGCCAATTGCACGCCGTGCCGGCCTTCATGCATCTTGGCCAAAAAAAATAAAATCGCGCCTAAGAAACAAAAACCCGTCGCGACAAAGCTTGACAAGGATAATTTTTTTGTGTAGCCAAAAAGCAACCAATTGCTAATTATAATAAAAAAACAATAAAAAGGTAGCGACGACAATGGCTAAGACAATGGCGAAAACGAACAAATCTTCTGACAATGGTTTATTATCATCCTTGATGGCTTTCGTCGGCCGCGACATGGGTATCTCGCTCCTGCTTGGCATTGCCACCGGTATATCGCTGTTGTTTACTGGCAATTTGTTGGCTGGTCTTAGCTCGGCTAACCCGCCGATGATTACCGCGGCTGTCGCCACGTTGATTTTTACATTAAAATTTTTGTTCGCACCGTTGATTGATAAATTGCCCGCCCCATGGTTGGGAAAAAAATTCGGCCAACGCCGTGGCATGGCCATGTGGTTGCAAATTCTGTCGATTATTTGCCTGTTGGTTACCCTGTTTGCCCGCAACATGCAGGGCATGGCCGCCGTGTTGATTGGCGCGGTGATAGTGGT is a window of Hydrotalea sp. DNA encoding:
- a CDS encoding ABC transporter permease, with amino-acid sequence MKQHLGKFYRMVYEKPWLAPWLLLAIPLAWFLLGYVGSLVNLLINSFYSIDEFSGVLIKKFTLKTYAAIFQISNFQIISRSVVMATAVTMASIILAMPLSWFIARHAKPRVRAALYLAIMLPLWSSYLVRVYSWKLILAKEGVLTYVFTKLHLSWLLDSILSLPVIGGPSLSFSLLGTFIVFVYLWLPYMILPMLASFDRVSKSLQEASGDLGARPNQTFRYVVLPQAIPGIAAGSIFTFSLTLGDYITPSIIGSSRVFIGQAVYSYQGVAGNLPLAAVFSIAPILIMAVYLSLAGRLGAFKAL
- a CDS encoding ABC transporter ATP-binding protein, translating into MNKTAIEFIGVGKDYQTSKGVINALINLNLNIKPGEFFALLGPSGSGKTTSLRLLGGFEPPSHGAIKLFGAPTEHLPPFERPIATVFQDYALFNHFSILDNVAYGMMVRGVAKAKRHAAARDMLALVQLTGMEDRKPGALSGGQRQRVALARALLTKPKILLLDEPLSALDLKLREEMRVELKSLQKKLGINFVYVTHDQGEALAMADRIAIFNKGQLEQVATPLDIYEKPASLFVAEFVGRANLLTAALSKDLGLAEKWHAVRGEKITIAKQKKTGGLSLAAKIIDQQYQGSSWHFEALPDHKAAGGKMFLVIVPSGQEPDVKKGDKVYLSFAASAAHPLNK
- a CDS encoding septation protein IspZ, with the translated sequence MSLLIELLPTFLFVGIYAFTGGGLFKATLAGMIFSTGATLGYYTIFKRITNLQMVMLVMLLSLGGLTIYFETPRFIQLLPTIIYFTFAAAVILSMYNKKPILRIMFGKKFLKNEKKIKAINLWDDMSYHFAGFLAFLSALNLVVMFYASTDFWVYFKLAVFLLFAAFIIWELRWAYHKISPRSSFLNWLKHFFVSQSKKPRS
- a CDS encoding ABC transporter permease; this translates as MKKINIHNYNKPHWVTRGGTLFALLFLHLPILLIFVYGFSTDETTYQFPLPGLTLKWFHIALFERPDIVQAITLSVQVALIATAFALVFGTLTAMALARHNFLGKNILSLWLLLPLALPGIITGMALRASFYSFDIPYSFWTLVLGHATFCMVVVHNNAIARLRRLSPNMVEASLDLGANYWQSFRHIILPNLGTALLAGSMLSFALSFDEVIVTTFTAGQQTTLPIWMLDQLLRPRERPVTNVVAMIVVVITFIPILLSYRLMREEK
- a CDS encoding MFS transporter, with amino-acid sequence MTSRSKPAPNRLLTAMTLYSKPKFLILLVLGFSSGLPLLLTSSILAYWLRKLGISVQTIGLLSLVAVPYSLKFFWSPLLDKTYLPWFAKKLGQRRAMALLMQCCLIISIAALGFADPINHIGWVVGLATLVAFFSASQDMMIDAIRVEMVKDREQAAGAAVATTGYRLAMLFIGGGIPILSDSLASSANANQTMLWSTIFVIVAGFQCFGVLAVLACPKLGEVPRRKTYKSSAAMMGDYLTERFWYPLKDFFTRQPKAITLLLFLIFYKYGDAFMGIMANPFYIDMGFTGVEIGTIVKSFGMVMTVVGGLLGGVVVFRYGFMSALWVGGLAQASANIFYIFLSLKGHDVNWLTATIAADNFAGGLATAALVGFIGHLVNVKHSVTQLALLTSFSAIGRNMLSAPAGFAVVALGYPWFFTLSIILALPGLWLLRQLHAVPAFMHLGQKK
- a CDS encoding ABC transporter substrate-binding protein — encoded protein: MTKKNYVKNLSSVIAMAMVLSPVASAFAASKEVNIVAWPGYIERGASDKNYDWVSGFEKETGCKVKVKTAGTSDEMVSLMNQGGYDLVTASGDASVRLIKGGKVQPIDITKVTGYSTVDKRLQNAAWHTIDGKHYGVPYQWGPNGLLYNTNVFKKAPTSWSVVFEEQKLPDGKSNAGRVQAYDGAIYVADAALYLKKKDPSLGIKDPYQLNEKQYAAAVALLKNQRKLVGRYWHDAGVQIDDFKNEGVVASSSWSYQANALMADKQPVAYVIPKEGATGWADTTMMASKSKNTDCAYAWLNHSINPKVQGDVAAWFGSVPAVPAACKGNDLLGKTGCEANGGKLFDKIAFWKTPIAECGGSEPCVPYSRWVSDVIAIQSSGK
- a CDS encoding cupin domain-containing protein, yielding MQKKSANKARKTTLIISLVAVLVLMGLVLKMATAQTQPAQPGNGGTTRDVITTTDKAWDGSGIYYPLSHKDKITAVKITIKEHGATPWHYHQGRTLGYVLQGTLRLEKKDGAHKEFKAGDVVVETINTVHHGVNVGKGDLVLIVFFSVDKDKPLSNNI